Below is a genomic region from Rosa chinensis cultivar Old Blush chromosome 5, RchiOBHm-V2, whole genome shotgun sequence.
TTAGACCATGTTACGCAATGACAATCAATAAAAGCCAAGGTCAATCATTAAATCAAGTTGGTATATATTTGCCTGAACCTGTTTTTACTCATGGACAATTATATGTTGCACTTTCAAGAGTTACATCAATAAACGGGTTAAAAATTTTGATAAACAATAGCAGTGACATACCAAACAAATATACTAAAAATATTGTTTACAAGGACGtgttacaaaatatataaatttaaacACATATTACATCACATACTGATACaattatgaaattttttattaCTATACTTTTCTATTTGAAATACAAAAGACACAGACTTTGTACACTTAAAAAGAATGCTTATGTACCCAAATCAGCTTGCAATCCCATTGatatttaatttcaatttcaaaaatcCTGATCAATTTGGTTTGAATTGCTTCATTTGAAAAGGCACAGTtatctcaaaatttcatatatttTAGCTGAagtacatatttatatatataaggatGAAAATCTTGCTTCATTTGAAACTTGGGCCCTAGACTAAGTTTTCGTATTTATCATGTGACCTCAATCTTCtatttatagttttataatAATGTATAACATTTAGTCAAAAGAAAAGTCAAcacaagagaggaaaaaaaaaaaaaatccttcaaGACAATGCCATATATGATTCAACCTCTCAATCTTTGTCAGATTTTGAATCAGAGTTCGAATGTTGGTACAAAAGCTATACGCTCTGAAACAAATTTCACTTTCCAAGAAAAATATGGCCTCAGTTTCCAGATTGATGTTTCCAGATCATGCTAAAAATATCTGCTTTTGTCCTCTTTGTCGGATTCTAGACTCATCCAAGTTCTCTGGCTATTTACACTTCTACCATCTACTCTAATTCTATAAAGCGTGCCATTGACTCGGTAGCTTCTTCGGGAAGGTGTCCTTAAACCGACAGCAGTTGCTGCACTGTTTCAGATCTGCAATCAACATCAACTTTTACAAAAATCGGGTTAGCATCATCAACCATTGTCTTTCgcgtttctgtcgtctgagaaTTATTCTTATGTGCTTAGCTCATTTCACAACCATCTTTCTTATCCTTTTAGAACACTCTCTCCACTTACTGTTTTCTTAATGAATTATTCTCAGTGAAAACTGTATTGAAAGCTATTGGTTGAACCAAACAATGCATTTAGTTCTTACAAAAAAACCATCAACTGACTTTGTACGCATTTGCTTCTTCTACTGATATTCTCAGTAAATATGGTATACTGTGGCACACTGGTCAAGTCTCTATCAACAAACATAACAACTGCAACTCGACCCACCTGCTCTCCTGCAAAAGATGGTAATGAACAAGGTCATAAGGGCACCAGGTAGGTTGAGAGTAGCTTCCAGGTATTTGACATGTTTAATTTTGATAAGAAGATAGGTCACCAATATGTTTACTTTGACAGCTCAAGAGGAAGAAGGTCAACAGAACAAGAAACAGTTGTTGGTGATTGCTCTGATCATAATTCCTATGATTATCATCCTGCTGAGAACAATTGATGTTTCTTTGTGTTCCACTGGtgataatgtttttttttttttttggttgtgcAGGTTCTATGCAAACGATTATTTGTATTGTTCAATTGCTGCTTTTCTTGGTCTGTATTGAGATCGATCATTGTTTAGGTATGTTGGTGATTATTttggtgggtttccggtttctggttttggttttttttttttggcttttgttCTTCAGTCTGTTCTATTGTCTTCACTGATTTAATATACGTATATGTAGAAACCGGAGTATCTGTTACTGATATCtgcaaaccaaaaacaaaaaaaaatatcatgtGATTGAGAATATCGAAACGTTATAGATATGTCAGAGAATGTTGAGATTATTTTGAAACGAAATCAAAATTTACAAAACCAAATGGTACCACAATCTTGGATCTCTCCTATTCACAAAACCAATATGATCCTAACATGTACAGTCTAGAAGTTCCAAGAACACTCACCTTCAATGCTACATAAATGGAGCATATATGAATCCAAGTCTCAAATGTCTTCTTTAAATAATAACATCAGACAGTaagaaaaccaagaaaaaatcaaagtcacacataattaaacaaaaaaatatggATTCTTGAAATTGCTTAACAATGAATTCACCCTTTTCACAAAAATTACCGAGGAATGCTTTCacataaagatcaaaactttactACTACCCAGATGAAAACAGTTACCTTCTTGGCTGGTGGAAGCTTCTTGAT
It encodes:
- the LOC121049399 gene encoding uncharacterized protein LOC121049399 isoform X2, encoding MVYCGTLVKSLSTNITTATRPTCSPAKDGNEQGHKGTSSRGRRSTEQETVVGSMQTIICIVQLLLFLVCIEIDHCLDISNSVQSEFESALNLDHKGWWMWLLLVWGTQVRIQI